The genome window CAAGCAAATGTTGATCTGAGGTATATACAAAATGTTGtagttattttctttattttttgttggaGTTTTCCATTTTATGTTatctgattttttattttgttttgttggagAAATTTTGAAGAGAGGTAGAAGGCGGCGAAGATGCATATGCTAAATCCCAGGATAGAAGCTTCAAGAACCTCTTAAGCAATAAGGATACGGATGAAAGCGTTTCGATTGTGagttttcacttaaagcttCAAATGTCATTTGTTTTTCTGTCGAAAAGTTTTCATTTCGTTATTGCTTTTCAAAGTTATTACTTCTTTCCTTTGAGATGGTTGGAGGCTGGGTGGATAGGTGGTAGTAAAattcatttttcatttaatGCAAAGATCTTCTTTCTACTTTTTAAAAGGTTTTCATGTCAATTCACAGGATGAGGGGATTAATAGAACCACCCAAATTGCAGAGCTCAACCGCAGAGCATCTATTGGATCTGACATAACGTTGTCAAGTTCTGATAGTGGCTCTGGACTTGATACTCCGCGAGAACTTGGATCAAGAGATCCTTCCAACTTTCTGTCGTCTTTGAGTCACACCTCAGTACAACATCAACCTGCTGTTTATACCCGAACAACAACCTATGACGACAATCAGCGATCACAATGGGCATGGTCTGCAGGTTCAGAACATGGAGTAAGTACTGATGGctcaacaaagagttctcatgACACCCTTGCAAGAGAACGGTCTCAACAGTCTTCAGATGACGATATTGAAAAGCTAAAGGCTGATCTTGTTGTTCTAGCTAGACAGGCAGATATGTCAGAGCTAGAATTACAAACATTAAGGAAGCAGATAGTAAAGGAGAGCAAAAGGGGGCAGGATCTTTCAAGAGAAGTCATTAGCTTGAAAGAGGAACGAGATTCTTTCAAGGCGGAATGTGAGAAACTAAAGTCTTTTCAGAAACGTGTGGATGATGCAAAAATTAGAAACAGGTTCCAGTTAGAGGGCGGGGATCTGCGGGCTCTTGTTGATGAAATTAGACAAGAATTGAGTTATGAGAAGGACCTGAGTTTCAATCTCCGTTTACAGCTCCAGAAGACGCAAGAATCAAATTCTGATTTAATTCTTGCAGTACGAGACCTGGAAGAAATTTTGGAGCAGAAAAATAGTGAAATAGCCAATCTTTCCAACAGGCCAGAATCCTGCGGGGATGCTGCCGGGTTGAAGGCAACCATCTCTAAAGGTGGGACAAGTGAGGATGAGGAGCAATTAGAGCTGGAGGATCTTGTTCAGGAGCACAGCAATGCCAAGAAAACACACATGCTCGAGAAACAGATTGCCGAACTCTATGGTGAAATAGAAATCTATAGGAGAGACAAAGATGAGCTCGAGATGCAAATGGAGCAGCTTGCACTGGACTATGAGATACTGAAACAGGAAAACCATGACATCTCATATAAACTAGAGCAAAGCCAACTGCAAGAACAACTTAAGATGCAGTACGAATGCTCGTCTCCCTCTGCTAGCATAAATGAACTCGAATGCCAAGTTGAGGATTTGGAAACAGAACTGAAGAAGCAGTCTGAAGATTTTTCAAATTCGTTGGCTACCATAAAGGAACTTGAGTCCCATATCAAAAGCTTGGAGGCAGAACTGGAGAAGCAGGCACAAGTGTCTAAAACTGATTTAGAGGCTGTGACATGTGCCAGAGTTGAGGATTTGGAAACGGAACTGAAGAAGCAGTCAGAAGAGTTTTCGAATACGTTGGCTACCATAAAGGAACTTGAATTCCATATCAGAAGCTTGGAGGAAGAACTGGAGAAGCAGGCACAAATATTTGAAGCTGATTTAGAGGCTGTAACATGTGCCAAAGTTGAGCAGGAGCAAAGAGCCATCCGAGCGGAGGAGGCACTGCGAAAAACTAGATCAAAAAATGCTAATACAGCTGAGAGGCTTCAGGAAGAATTTCGAAGACTCTCTGTGCAGATGGCCTCAACATTTGATGCAAATGAAAAGGTAGCTTTGAAAGCAATGACAGAAGCCAGTGAATTGTGTGCGCAGAAGAGTCAACTAGAAGAAATGCTCCAAAAAACGAAGGACGAGCTCCAGGAAGTTAGAAATGATTACGAGACACGGTTCCAGAAGCTCTCTTGCCACTTAGACGAGAAAACCAGACAGATCGAAGAGATTGTATTGGAAATGGACAACAATTCCAAGCAGCTCGACCATCAGCAGAAACAAGAGGAAGAAGTAAAAGGAAATCTCTCCCAGGTTATCTTACAGCTCAAATCTCAGATTGAAAGGCTTACGGCAGAGAATAACAGCCTTTCTGAGCAAGTGGAGGAAAGCAAAAATTTGAGAGCTGAGTTGGAACAAATGAAGAAATCAATCGAGGAAGCTGAAATGCGGATACATAGAGGAAATGCGGAAAGAAATGAGCTGGTAGGTACAATTTCTATTCTTAAGAAGGAAGCAGAGAAGTCATTGGAGGGTTTGAATAGAATGCAGCATCTCAAAGATGAAAAGGAGGTAACAATTGGACTCCTAAAATCAGAGACAGAAGAGCTTAAGGCTCGGTGTAAGGACTTTAAACATGCTATATATGAGGATGAGGTAGAGAAAGAGAAACTTAGAAAGCAGGTATTTCAGCTTAAGGCTGACCTgaaaaagaaggaagatgcGTTCACTACTGTTGAAAAGAAGCTCAAGGAAAGCAATGGGCACGCAATAGTTTCTGATGGAATTAAAACTACTCAGAGAAACAACAAGTCTTCGCCAGTTGCTCGTGGTTCAAAAGAAGTTGCAAGTATGAAAGAGAGAATAAAATTGCTTGAGGTAACATTTAAATTGCAAACAGTATATTGAAACAATTTTGGTATAGAACTTTTTTACGAAACATAAACCAACAGAAGATCTAGTTATAGTTACAATAATGACACAGCATAGTCTTTGCGAACTTCAAAACCTGCGTCTCAACTTCTGAACTTTTTGACTTTTTTCAGGGAcaaataaaatcaaaggaaGCTGCTTTGGAAACCTCAACTGCTGCATTTTTGGAGAAGGAAAAGGATCTTCAGAACGTAATCGAAGAATTAGAGAGCAGGGTGGAAGAAATAAATCAGAATAGTGCATTTCAAATGGTAAGCAAACCTTCCATATTGTGCAATGCATCTGATACTATGCTTAAATTCGATTatgatggatacaagaaaaaATTGTGTATATAACtatatttcttctaaaaagaaaatacaaaattgaGGTTTTATGCCTAGTTCAAGCTTATGAGGTTTGGTTATTTTATCGTTTATAAGGGTTCACATGAGGGGCATATTGATTAAGAACATAACGTCGAGGTTACGCTCTTCTTTTTCTAGTTCTTCTCCAGTCCCCTCTAGTGGCTCTTGCTTCTTCTTATTGTCCAATCTCTCTGTTTCTCTGTTTGCCTTTAAATGATGTCATATTATATCTGTAATGATTGGTGAAATCATCTTTATCATACAGGTAGCTAAAGATGCCACTAGCGATGAGATTGCATCGGAACAAGAACCAAGTTTTTCCACTGCTGATAGCAGGTACGGCGACTTATTAACTGAATTAGCATCACTGAAGGAGAAGAATATATCAATGGAAAGCGAACTAAAAGATATGCAAGAAAGATATTCAGAGATAAGTCTCAAATTTGCAGTGGTTGAAGGTGAAAGACAACAGCTCGTAATGACAGTACGCAACCTCAAAAATTCCAAGAGGAGCTAATAACTGTTTTTCAATGTACTGGAACCGTAGTACCACCATGTATAGTCGAAACAGCTAGGTATGCTTACACCAAAAGTCCAGACCTGATAGTTCATTGTGTCCGCCCCATTGGCTTCATTTCAGTTTTACCTAGCTTTGACTTCCATGTCCGTGTTTTTATTGTAATTCTTTTCAAGCTTGTCAATCTTTCCatgtctaatatatatatatgacaatttATATCATATTAGCATAAGTAGAGTTTTACAATCTCATATATACATGGTTTTTGCACTTCTGGGCAAGAGTACAGCAGTTTTATGACCAAGTTTCTTGCTCTCTGATTCAATCTGTATTGTATGCCGTATTCCTTTGGCCGGCATTAGGCAAATCTTCGTTAAACTTCATCAGTTAAGTTGTATTTAGGTTGGTTAAGTACTTCAAATTGGAAGATATACAGTCGATTACATGTTAGAATCTCTGCTTGAGTAATCTCTCCTCCAGATGAAGTCTAGTTGCATATAAAGAAAATTTCAGATGCTTCTAATTAGCCATTTTTGCAATTGCTAACAACCTGTTGCTTTCTCTGTTGTCCTACTCCTACCGATGCATGCTTGTCTGCTGCAGAAGATATACAATGCTCCGAGTCAAGATCAACGGACATTTAAGTTCATTAAATGAAGAAAAGAACAAGGTTGAGCTCTAATTTTATGATTGCTTTCATAGCCCTTCCAACTAGGGAAACCGCCGTGTTTGTTGTCGTCATAGTTATCGATCCGATACACAACCTGACCGTTTGCGTCAAATGCAGTGCATCCGTTTCCTTGCATCACAAGCGATTTCATCCATAGAGTGAAAGTCGACGTCACATACTTGGAAATTTCAGCAccaattttcattatttttcttagcTATTTAACTAAAAGCTCTGTGTAACCTAGAAATGAATCAAAGATGAAACTTTTCAGGCTAAGATATGCTGCTCCTTTGCGGCGTCAATTGATTGCTTCAATTCAACTTGCAAATTCCAGTCTGACTGAGCCCCAGTTTGATATTGCTTTTTATCACTAAAAACTGCTTCACTTTAAACTTAAGCCGTAAAAAAATGTttcgtaaaaataaaatatatatggtCTCTAGACAACAACTTTCAAAAGCACTCTAAAGTGCAGAGTACTTCAGATTTATTTATTAAAGTTTcaataaattttgaaataattaggCAGGCATTTTCTCTACAACTTACTCAAGAAAAAAGAGATGGATGAAGCCATATAACTTGCTCTTCCTTGCGACGCAGATTAATATTATTGCACAAATCAAAAATGCAAAAAATGAGTTGCCATTAGGTCATACTGCTTCAGAAGCTACCAATAGTTTCTTGAGCATATCCCAGAATGACAAGTCATTTCAAATGAGTCGAAGCAAATCAAACTAAGACTTCCCTTCATACTCCAAGCTTTTTAACTGttaaacctttcataaaaaaacCAAGATCTAGCAGCCTCTAGAGCACCATGGTATTTTTTTTGTAGTTAAAGGTCGAGAAAGAAACCTCGATTACATGTCACAAGTCTTGCGATTTCCAAACCTGAATTTGTGTACTACAGGAATCACAAGTTGAGAAAGAGGAGAATTCTTCTCCCACCAAGCCAAGAAAAGTTTTACATGTAGGTGTGCAGTGTAGCTCAGTTTAATCTCACTTTCACTTTCAAATTTCCCAATTTAATTCAGGAAAATCGTGCACATAAGTAATTCAATCTTATTGGGAGGCCTCTCTTCTTCCCTTTTCAaagtgcttataagtaattcaATTAGGAGTGAGGTGAGGATGGAAACTTAATTACCTTGCACTCTGTTTCTTCTTGTTCAATTAGGAGTGTCATAATCTCCCCTTCCGATTCAACCTCGTCCAACcaagtcatatatatatatatatatcatcaaccATAGAGAGGTTACATTGCGTACAAATGTGTAAATGaacctgttgaccctaaaaactaccaagtttacgtggcgcgcaggccaagtgattaataagctaactgtaataccctgaaaaaacCTAAATATTCTCTGTTTATCTCTTTAATTTCCTTCTTAGCctattagagcaactccacccatgtgGGTTGCTCAGGGGACAGTGGAGAATAAGGGGCCGGAGGCCCGGTGGAGAGAGGTCCAGCCGTGTGGAGGCCGAGCGACGGTGGGAGCCCGAGCGAAgggggggtggggagtcgacgggcctATGGCCCGAgggctttgcaattttttattttttttgtgtcagagagagagagagagagagagaaagagaggaccggagcttttgcaattttttattatttaaacaaacaaaaaaactattattttaattacttattgccagggggagggttccaagggtggagatgtaaatggcaattactgttcattaatggtagttactattcatttaaggcagttactgttcaatagggtggattgaatagtggattgccagggggagggctctatgggtggaattgctcttaagATTTTGAACTTGATCCCATTATGTGATTAATTCATTCTTATTTGATCCAGAATGAATTATGATTCTTAGAATAATTCATATTTAATCAAGGCTTGCTCTGATCCTTAGCAATTTCAATTTTCCAGGACTTAAGCGAGCCACATCTGAACTTAATCCTCACATAATCCTACTTCCATTAGGATTTGGTTGAATTAACCCTTTATTGAGCTAAAAGCCTACTAGCCTGAGAGATCTTTTCTGGGGCGAGGATTATGAATTTTCAACTCGAGTTGGCCCATGTCGGCCCAAACAGTGTGCCACGTCAAAACTATAatagaaaattaacaaaattgatTACAAATATTACTTTAATGAGTTAGGTCAAttttaaacatgaaattaagaaACTTAACTAATAAGAACATCTCCAATAAGAAGCATTATATGGGACTAGAAAAGTGGTGGATATAGCCCATTTTAGAGCCTCGAGGAATCTTTAGGCTCTAAAAAAGAATCTCCCTTAGTGAGGAGCTGTATACCTTTTGGACTCTATATGAGgctctatatttatttttttattaatttgattacgtggttttttttttatgtgaacTTTTCATAAGTTGTTTTTTGGACGTGTTatcttatatatttttttattaacttttcaacctaaaaaaaaatcaaattatgaTAAAGTTAGAtttaaaaaaaggataaacgggttcaaaaacgggtaaacgggtaaatgattatggttaaatggataaacggttatggttatggttaaataggtaaacggttatgggcatggttaaccatttataaactgTTATAGGTataggtataaccgtttatacaATTACTCagcgggtaaatggttatgcgggtatgaacataaacggttatgggtaaataaccgcgaTTACCCACCCGCCATAactgttgcccatccctaattgCAATGTCTTTGAATCAATGCCTCATCCATGCTCCTTTTTTCGTTCATCGTTGTCTCTCTCAACTAAAGTCAAGGCTTCGAGATATGACTCGGCCTATCCATTGGATTCTTGAACCACTCCAATTCCATCTCATACTCTTTCATCATATCCTCCTTGAGTTCAAAGTTTATTGCTCCACAGCTTTAGGTCAACATAAATAGACACAATAAGAATATCTAAACAATTTCCATAATTAGTATAAAGTGTTTCTTCACTTGGACTCTTTTTAAAGGCTTTCTTATTGGAGTAAGAGTCAATTTCACTAGATCAAGCTCTTGGTCCTGACCATACAGTGCCTTTTTCAATTTGGAGACTTTGTACTCTTCATTTGTAACAACAAAGTCTTGTGGTTGATCTCCATGCACCTCCTCTTCCAAAACACCATTGAAAAGGGCAAACTTTACATCAAGTTGATGGATTTTCCAACCATTTTGTGTAGTCAAGGCTATCAAGATTCTAATATTGTCCAACCTTGCCACATAAGGAAAAGTCTCATTGGAATCCACTCCAGGCCGCTGAAAATATTTTGTGGCAACTAGCGTTCTCTTGTTCTATTGTACTGAATCATCCACGTCGAGTCTGATCTTATAGACCCTTCACACCAATTACAAGCTACAAGTTCCCAAGTGCAATTCTTCTCAATCATGGCAAATTCATCTCTCATTGGCCTTTGCCAAATTGATCCTTTCTGCTTCTTCAAATTTTCAGGTTCCCTTACACAATAGTTGCAGGCTTCATAGCTATTACTTAGTCTTCTTATCCTTAATGGAGTTGACCTTGGAGGTTATTCTGGCATCTTTATTCTCTTAGGGGTTGAACTTGTAAGTTGAGGAGAGTGAATGGGTGTCATCACTCCATTTTCGATCTGTGATTCGCTTTTCACTTCTTCAAACCTTAATGGTACCGATGTAGTGTTCTCGGTTTTTCTTTCCCAATTCCACTTCTTCAAGCTCACTCAATTTCTTTGTGGTAAAGAATCCGAGATTCAAGGTCATTGGCAATGGAGTTGTGCAGTGATTGTATGCAAAGGCACAACCTTTTTAGGGCTCAGTAGAGGGCATGGGGTAAAGGTTACGGTGCGGTTAGATATTTTTGGGGCGAATAAGTGGAAGGCATTTTGTTTTGAAGGTGCACTACTTAATTTGTAATCATGCGCTTTACGTTTTAAGAAATATGTGCTAATTGGAGAGGTAATTGAAGACGTATGAATAATTTCAAGTATTTTACAAGTTTTATACAATTTAGGAGATGttaattgaaatttataaaaattataaaacataaCAAAATGATATAAGGATAAAGTTGTAAAAGAAGTGGCAGAATTTTCTAAAAACCCTtgcaaaataagaaaaactaagAAACAACAAATCTTTGtccaaaaggaaaaacaagAATCAATAAtctaaaataaatgaaaaaaaaaaaaaccgtatCCACAAAAAAATTCAGTAGTTAGGTTGGTTATGCTACACCGGAATTTGACCCACTTTTGTTACGGCCCAGTTGGCTTTTTTGTCGGGGGAAGAAGTGGAAGGTATTTTGTTTTGAAGGCACACACAGTTTGACCTAATTTCCAACGTGGCACTTCATGTTTTAAGAAGTATGGAGTAGTTGGGGAGGTAACTGAAGATGTAGAAATAATTCAAGTGTTTTGCAAGTTTTATTCAATTTATAAAAAttagggttctttagatatagaCCCGTACGACTCgtaatttttagattaaaactcACTTATCTTTAAACGTCGAATAtaaacccaaaattcaaatatgttgccacattaaaaattaaatgacCTATTACTTCAGATAATTTACAACATATGCCACAACCCTTCTAACGTTTTCTCACACACAACCCTCCAATTTTGGCTTCAATGATGCCCACATAATATGGGCATTAAATTCTAAAATTCTAATTACTCCTCTTGACGTTTTTTTAGCCACTTATGATTATATGTATTTGAAATAaagtaatatttt of Malus sylvestris chromosome 6, drMalSylv7.2, whole genome shotgun sequence contains these proteins:
- the LOC126625324 gene encoding uncharacterized protein LOC126625324, whose protein sequence is MFKSARWRTDKSKIKEVFKLQFRATQVTQLGVDALLVSVVPVDVGKPTVKSDKATVRDGNCRWENPVYETVKFVREPRTGKIKESVYNFVVSAGSSKASVLGEVSVDFADYAEATKSSCVSLPLKNSNSNAIMHVTIQRLQANVDLREVEGGEDAYAKSQDRSFKNLLSNKDTDESVSIDEGINRTTQIAELNRRASIGSDITLSSSDSGSGLDTPRELGSRDPSNFLSSLSHTSVQHQPAVYTRTTTYDDNQRSQWAWSAGSEHGVSTDGSTKSSHDTLARERSQQSSDDDIEKLKADLVVLARQADMSELELQTLRKQIVKESKRGQDLSREVISLKEERDSFKAECEKLKSFQKRVDDAKIRNRFQLEGGDLRALVDEIRQELSYEKDLSFNLRLQLQKTQESNSDLILAVRDLEEILEQKNSEIANLSNRPESCGDAAGLKATISKGGTSEDEEQLELEDLVQEHSNAKKTHMLEKQIAELYGEIEIYRRDKDELEMQMEQLALDYEILKQENHDISYKLEQSQLQEQLKMQYECSSPSASINELECQVEDLETELKKQSEDFSNSLATIKELESHIKSLEAELEKQAQVSKTDLEAVTCARVEDLETELKKQSEEFSNTLATIKELEFHIRSLEEELEKQAQIFEADLEAVTCAKVEQEQRAIRAEEALRKTRSKNANTAERLQEEFRRLSVQMASTFDANEKVALKAMTEASELCAQKSQLEEMLQKTKDELQEVRNDYETRFQKLSCHLDEKTRQIEEIVLEMDNNSKQLDHQQKQEEEVKGNLSQVILQLKSQIERLTAENNSLSEQVEESKNLRAELEQMKKSIEEAEMRIHRGNAERNELVGTISILKKEAEKSLEGLNRMQHLKDEKEVTIGLLKSETEELKARCKDFKHAIYEDEVEKEKLRKQVFQLKADLKKKEDAFTTVEKKLKESNGHAIVSDGIKTTQRNNKSSPVARGSKEVASMKERIKLLEGQIKSKEAALETSTAAFLEKEKDLQNVIEELESRVEEINQNSAFQMVAKDATSDEIASEQEPSFSTADSRYGDLLTELASLKEKNISMESELKDMQERYSEISLKFAVVEGERQQLVMTVRNLKNSKRS